CGCCACTATTGTAGGGTCCCAGTGCCCACATGGGTGGACTATTCATTTTTGTTTGAACCACAAGCAAGAGAGAGAAGAAACCTTTATTTAGTTGGATAGTTGTGTTGGGTACTTCCAAATTACATATACTAAAATTGGAACGATACAGAGAAGGTTAGCATGGCCCCTGCACAAGGAATAAAAAATATTGCTTCATAAGTTGTCTCGTTAACTCCCTTCAATGAATTTAAGAGCTTTAAATGATTATTACTAACGCAGGGTTTCTCTCGGGACTCAGGAGGTTAAGTGTATTTACATGCATGTGCTAATGGTGACACAAGGGATATAGAGGGTGTGACCTttgcagtgcataaacataacAATTGGATAAGATTTTACACGTTGCATAAGATGAAAGTAAACGCAATTGTACGCATCATCATTAGTTGCATTGCATTTATTTAATCGCTTCACGTAGATCCCAACATGCGCTTTGAATCTGCATATTTTTTACAGTAACGTGGGTTCACAAATTAAGCGCAATGCGAAATATCATATAGCAAGCAAGAAATATATACGCGACTTCATAACTCTCTTCTTGTTTTCCTATTTTGACAAGCATAGAATGTTCAGTCTAAAAAAGTGAAGTATACCAGTTCGTTGTTtggtaaaaacttttattgagtgTCCTGCAGGTtgatgacccgggctcaggtctcccacgtagggacgtcCGGGCCTTGCCCAGTCACCtcttcgcgggcctgctggaaGGCTCAGATTTGGTCTCCGAGCTTGGACCTGTGCAGGGAATCGGCCCACCTCGCAGAGAGAATATCTGGATTAATGCCTTTAGTCTTTGACTCACATTCCAAGAGCATCAGGATAACTTGAGTTTATGTGTCAGCCATAGCAAGGGCAATGGCTCCTTCCTCAGCCATTTCGGGTTGTCTGGTCTTGATACTGGCTGTGTGCGTAGCTTTGCCATCGGTGTTGACGACTGCCGCTGCGAATCATCGGCCATCCTGGTTGCCAGCTGCGCCTGTGAATCATGCCTCTTTGTCGTTGTGATATTTACGTAGCAGTGTTACAGCCCTGGCCTTTATGCGTCCCTGGTTGTAAGATGGATGTAAGTTCCTTGGTATCGAGGCTACTTGGATCTTGTCTCGTATCTCTCTTGGCATATCAACTTTGTCGCCGTGTTGACGGTGGTACGTGATGTTTAGCGTTTGCAAAATGTGTCTTCCTGGGCTAGTGGTGGTGAGTCTTTCGATGTGTGAGATCCTCTGTGCTTCTGCCACCTCATCTAGGGTATTATGTAGCCTAAGATGGTAGTTTCTCGGTGCTCCTGGCTTCGGGCAGTCCGAGTGCAATCTTGTATACCCTACGgatgcttcatcatcatcatcagcctatattttatgtccactgcaggacgaaggcctctccctgcgatctccagttacccctgtcttgcgctagcgtattccaacttgcgcctgcagatttcctaacttcatcatcccatctggttttctgccgacctcgactgcgcttcccttctcttggtatccattctgtaaccctaatggtccaccggttatccatcctacgcattacatggcctgcccagctccatttcttccgcttaatgtcaactagaatatcggctatccccgtttgttctccgatccacaccgctctcttcctgtctcttaacgttagtcctaagatttttcgtttcatcgctctttgtgcggtccttaacttgtgctcgagcttctttgttaacctccaagtttctgccccatatgttagcaccggtagaatgcaatgattgtacacttttcttttcaacgacagtggtaagctcccggtcaggatttggtaatgcctgccgtatgcactccaacccaattttattcttctgtaaatttcgttctcgtgatcagggtcccctgtgagtaattgacctagataaacgtactcctttacagactctagaggctgactggcgatcctgaattcttgttcccttgccaggctattgaacattatctttgtcttctgcatattcatcttcaacccaattcttacactttctcgattgaggtcctcaatcatttgttgtaattcgtctccattgttgctgaataggacaatgtcatctgcaaaccgaaggttgctgagatatttgccgttgatcctcactcctaagccttcccagtctaacagcttgaatacttctaagcatgcagtgaatagcattggagatattgtgtctccttgcctgacccctttcttgataggtatctttctacttttcttgtggagaaccaaggtagctgtggaatccttgtagatgtttgctaagatattcacgtatgcctcctgtactccttgattacgcaatgcctctatgactgctggtatctctactgaatcaaatgccttttcataatctatgaaagccatgtagagaggttgattgtactccgcagatttctcgattacctgatttatgacatggatatgatccatcgtagaatatcccttcctaaagccagcctgttctcttggttggctgaagtcaagtgttgccctgattctattggaaattatcttggtgaatattttatacaatactgaaagcaagctaatgggtctataattcttcagttctttaacgtctcccttcttatggattagtataatgttggcgttcttccagctctctggtacacatgaagttgtgaggcattgcgcataaagggccgcaagcttttcaagcatgatatctcctccatctttgattaaatctactgttattccatcttctcccgcagcttttcccctggtcatgtctttcaaggcccttctaacttcagcgctagttatagaaggagcctctgtatccggttcatcactattttgaatgaaagtagcttggctgttttgggcagtgtacaggtcagtatagaattcttccgctgcttttactatgtcatcgaaattgctgatgatattaccatgcttatctttcagtgcatacatcttgccttgtcctatgccaagctttcttcttactgatttaatgctgcgtccatattttacggcttcctcaatctttcccacgttataatttcgaatatcccttactttcttcttgttgattagttttgacacttcagcgaattctatctgatctcttgagttggatattttcatcttctgtcgtttctttattaggtcctttgtttcttgggagctTATACGGATGCTTATACTGATCTTATTCCTCTCGCATCTGCACCACTTGTGTATAGCTTCCACGTAAGCATCTGAGCCCGATGTCAGCCAGATGTTCCTCCACTGTGTTCAGTGCAAGAAGTTTATACTGTACTTACCTGACGCCATTCCGGAAATTGTTCAACAAGCCTAAACCCAGTTCGTGTTCTTCGAGTTCTGCACTGTCAAATCCGTCAAAGGGCACTGAAATTCTTGCCAACAACAATTCCTAATGAAGATACAGAATGCGGAGCTTTGTGGAATGATTCACGAGTTTGGCTTGGTTTCGGAGGCAGTTGTCATATGAAATTGCGTATCTAACCTTCATGCGAAGCCCATTGCCTTTACCTTTTCAGCGTTCACTTCAGTGTTGTGTATGGATGTTTTCTATGTTGATGTTGttaactaatatatatatatatatatatatatatatatatatatatatgtgggaGGCATAACGAATGcataagctatatatatatatatatatatatatatatatatatatatagctttggGGGAAAATGATTGCGCTGGCACCAGTGCACGAAACGATGCTTTTTCTGGCAAATATTTATTCAAGGTTCGTAGAGTACTAACGACAGCATAAACCCACATCGTAACACATCCCGCGCTAACCGGCGCATTGTGTAAGCAGTACAAGACAAAGTTCTatacacacacaaagaaaaaagaaaaaggactgCTACAGCTTGCACGAAAAAGCTATTCAACAAAagagtgaaagagagaaagatgGCTTACAGAATAAAATAGACATACTTCATCACTATCATAATGAATGTTCAGCATATGAAACTCGTAAACCTCGACCGTTATAATCACGCAACGAAACACTATGTACATTCTCGTATTGTTAAAGTAAGGTTATTTACTTTCTCGCACAACATATGAACGTTACCAACTTCAGTTATTCGAAGCTGACGCAATCAAGAGAGAGCTTGTTCATGTTTTTATGGTGAATATGAAACATGTGGCCGGCTATTTCGAATGTAAAGTGAAAAAGATATTGTTGTGGGTACGAGAGAGTAAAAACAAAATGATTCATGACAGCAACCTCATTGTGAGCTTCGCACGACGCAGAACGAATGCATAAACCCAAGACAATTAGCTAAACCTAAACAGGTGCACACCTAAACTCTCGTTTCTATATGTTGAAGAAGTTTCTTATATATACAAGGTTCGTAGATATGAAGTTTCGTATATCTACGAAACGTAACTGATTTTCGTAATGGGAATCTATTTCGTAAAACGCAGCAAAGAAGTACAGAAAAAAACACAACGCCTGTTATTTAAACATGTAGATGTCTCCGTCAGTAAATTGCGCGAGTACCATACTTTCGAGTTTATGTTCCACCAAGTTAACGTGTTTAAACTTTGAAATTTGGGGTTTTACGCTCCAAAACAGGGTGCGGAATTTTTTTCTAACTTGCTTCTTACAGTCGAACATGTCTAGCGGAACAATTCAGCAGCAAACTTCTTCTGGACAAACTAAAGATACAAGAAACatacgaaacacacacacacataaaaaagaaacaagacacGAATTTGCCTACGACATTTTGCGCAAATttcacaaagaaacaaaaaatgaattTTGCAATGGCCTTAGTTGTGCACGGGGGCAAACTTTGAGGCAAGATTCTTATCGGCTCAATATGCGTCGAGGACCCGATTATCCCCGGAAAACACTTTTCTGCAAAAAGCTTTTTCCAGCGTAACGGGGTTCGGACTATATATAGATAGGCGAATACCATGCTTGAGTATAAGTATTGTGCGTCACAAAATTATATTCAGCGCTTGCAAATGGCTCCAGGAAACACAAAGGACATGGGAGGCAGCAAGAACATCACAGTACGTCAGTATTTAAACAGTACTATAGAGAACAGCGTTGAACAAGAGATAGGTGATGTATAGGAATGGACATCCTAAATGGTTGTTCGGAGATTAATGCTTATCGTACCTTCCGCGGTCCACAATACGTTACAAGAATCCTGCAACAATTTTAGTAATGCGCTACGTTTCAGCTGACCTAAATTCAACTTAGCTGCTTTCTTCAATCAACCGTGTCCTGTAATTTGCAGAGGCGCTGTAGCAATCACGTCTGCTCTCAGCAAATAAGAATCGCccattgcaatagcaattatggCATGTTTTTGGtcacgcgcgctttcacacggCAACATCATCAACACTGTAAACATTGTGCTTAGGCTCACGTGCATTTCATCATGATGGCAACGCGTTCTTGCGAGCCTTTGTGGGAACGCTCATGCTCATACTAAGAGGAACATGGAGCTCTTTCCAGTGCTTATCAGATTCTTTACGACTGACGTTGTTGTCCCTGCTCACACGACGAAGCCAGCTATGACGACGTCTTTAAAAGACAGCGACAACAGACCGGTTTTCCAAACTATTAAACCAGTTGCAGTGGCCATAATAGCCACACAGCTAATTTCTAATTCAGATTATACGTTCACCGAGTAGCATGTGATGCCATAATTTGCAAATAATAAATGCTTAATCGCATACACCATGGGCACTACGTCGTACCTTGAATGTTGACCTTGCCGTTGTTTCGGCAAACGTATGCCATGTGAAGAAATCAACTTAACATTAAGGTTGATGTCGAGGCCAAACTTTACAATTTTTTTAGTATTTTCCCATTTACACAACCTTTTAACCGATCTGATTTTAATAAATTTTGGTGTATTTAAGACAGAAATCTAATTCTGCCGGCTCTTCGAAGCAGATTTTTGATTTAGGGACTTAGGTTACATATACTTAAGATTGCTCGAGAATAATAAATTTTAAGAAATACAAACTCTGAGTGTAAAAATTCGTAGTTCTCTACCTAAAACGAATATATAACGCTTCATTAAACTGTATCAATTACATTGTCTAAAGTGGTCAAATATGATGCATATACTTTACTACTTTCGTGAGGAATCATTATAATGTTCGCGCGATTTGCGCAAAATTCCTTCTCCCAAATTATAGTGACATATGTCAGAGATTTGTATGATATATTACCTGTGTCGGCTTTAAATTTCCCAATAGATGCactttacagaattgtgataggGTTTTTGTTTTCGTACTGCCGAGTTACAGAGTTATCAACTTGATGCTTCTACTACCCTTACTTATTTATCAATTTTTGGCAATATTTACAAACATGTGATGACCGAAACCAAAAATATGGATCCAGCTGTCGGTACATCTAAtccttcgcatttaaaaacaacAAACCTCATGAAAAGTCATTTGGCGGACACTAAACAAAACAAATTCTCCGTTCCCATACATTTAGAATGCAGCTCACGAGGTAAAGCTTCCTTTAAAATCAAGAGAAGCCCACTGCGTTGCGCATCGAGTTTTGCTAGTGTGCCTTGCATGCATATTGGCGCCGCCGCTCAGGTGCCTGATAGTGCCAGTGATCATCGCTGAACTGCATGTCAGGTCGCACCGCCTGAGCGCTCGCGGAGTCAAATTAAAGTGTATGTCATTACGCATGTGTACTGTCAGCGCCACAAGGCATTAAAGTCACACCATGCACAACAGCAACAGATGCCGGCGCACATAATGAGTGTTTAGCACTGCTGGCGCTTAAGCTGCTCGCGATTTGAACAGGGTAGTTATTTTCGCCATCTTGTTCGAACCGCGAGCGATCCAGAAGACCTTGTTTGCGGCCCTCAGCACTTACCGCCATGCGCGGAGTGGCACATAGTACTTTTACATGAACTCGCGACAATAGCGGGATGAAGTCGAGCTGAAATTTGCCAGCCGGAGATCATGTAAACAGTAGCGGATTGAGCTGAAGCGAAGCATGAGACAGCAGGCGAAGCCGGACTCTCAAATCACTACACGGTCCGTGCTCGGTTTCAGCATAGCGTTACCGTTCTATCATTACCGTTGCCGATACCGCCTGTGCCACCGACTGCAAATGAGAGGGGCTTACCGTTCATGTGTAGTATGGAGGATGCGGCAGAGGTAACGCTAACGGTTCTACACTAATGCTACGCCAAAATACTCTAGTGGTACCCGTGGTGCCCTTGTTCCGCAGAAGCGACGATCACGGTTTGGTGCGGCGCCGCGTCGACGTAGACGGGCACCTCTAGCTGCTCCTTATGATGGTGGCCGTGGTGAACCACGTGTTGAGGGGCGTTCGAGTGgtagtgcgcatgcgccgcgtgGTGCGACTTGGTGCCGGGTTCATTGGTCTTGATGACGGCGCGGAACCCGTGACCGTCGGCCACGTACTCGACGCGCCGGTAGATTCCGTGCGCGTCCGTGAATCCGTATGAGCCGCGCTTGGTGTTGTACTCGTCGCCGACCTCGTGCCGGTGCTGTGTATTGCCCCAGGCGTCCTTGATCTCGTACCCGAACACGTACGGCTGTGGTTTGTACTGCGTGGAGCAAACAAAAATTCCACAGTATAGAACAGCTTAGGGGGGCCGGGGTTAGCCATTGAAggacaaaaaataaatattaagcaGATCACAGGTGttgctggagagagagagagagagagagagagaaacgataaGGGAAAGGttgggaggttaaccaaggatgtgcccggttgactaccctacgCTTGGGCAGAGGCAAACGGGAAggatagataaggagcgagaggAAAAATAAAGAGTCATTCACAAAGTTAGTCGCAGATGAATGTCCACTGGAATCGACGTTAAGTAAAACATTTTATAGGCAGCTGGTTATCCCGCATCGTTCGGTGCTCTTTAAAGATATACCAGATTGGCGAACGTGTTTGCGCAAAGTAAGCAATTGTGTGTTATGAGACTGTCCGCGTGACGACAGAAGCAATACGACGACATCGTGTCATGTCATTATTGGCATGTCATATGCATGCATGTCGTTCAAGTCATGACaggtcattcatgtcatgaatgtGATGACATTAATGCCATGTTATGACATACCTGTCATATCAATTATGCCTGACATAAATACATGCCATGTCCTTCGTGTCATATGTCATGCCTGCTTGCCATACATATCCTTATATAATCCAGTTAAAGAAATGACCAAGACAGTATCATGGTTACGTAAGAGACTAGAttgtgacattcatgtcattgaTGTCATGAATGTCATGCATGCATGTTAGGCATTTCTTGATTAAATCCGTTTAAATTTTATCCAGTTAAAGAAGCAACTACGGCAGCGTAAGGggtggatggacggacggacggacggacggaatggcgaatggatagatagatagatagatagatagatagatagatagatagatagatagatagatagatagatagatagatagatagatagatagatagatagatagatagatagatagatagatagatagatagatagatagatagatagatagatagatagatagatagatagatagatagatagatagatagatagatagatagatagatgtccGAAGTTCAATGCAGGTTGCGACGTGTGGAGCTGAGGTGGCACCACTGCGCAGGCGCGAACAAGTTGGAACTGCTTATAAACGATGCACAACCAACCCCGACTAGGACAGAAGTGGAGGCCCATACACACGAATACGAAGAAAGCAGATCAAAGGGTGAGGAGACGGCAGAATAACACTACACTCGCGCTAATGCAGAGACTTACAGCGAGAAGTGTCAACGCGAGAACTCGGAGCAGCAACAAAAGGTTAATTCAATGCGAATATACGGTGGGAGATTGCCTAATAATAGAATCCCCCAAACACTCTCGCATTACACCTCTGTCACGTGATAAAATGGCGAGTCcatgaattttttgtgcaattgGCGGCTTCCTGGAAATGTCACGATTTTTATAAACACAAGCGATTTATCTCAAGAGCACGCCTCTGTGTTTGTTGGAGATGAGGTTATCCATAAGTTTGTAAGATCACGCAGCTCGTCCTCGTGCAAGACATATGAACAAAGCATTCAAACGAAAACAAACATATCTGCTGGCAAAAGATAGCGCAGTAATCCATTCTGCGAATTTTCTCTCGGGCTTAATATAATCATGCGTTGCATCGTACGTTGCGAAGCACCCGCTGAACTAAGCGCTACAAGGGCTTGCACGCGTGGCCAACGAACACGCCTTTCCATCTTGTCTGCTATAGGGTGGGCTGTATTATCGATTTTGTTACTGCTGTTTTAATATGGTTACTCGCCTAAtacccatatttttttttttgcttttcgtaATATAAAGTCGTTAAGGCGGTGTTCACACCGACGAGTCTCAATAGCTACGCGACCTTGTTGGTCGCAAAGTGATGGTCGCATATGATCAGTTTGATCGAGAAGTGATCAACTTTTCGTAAACTCATAAATTGGCCGATTTTTCAGCTCCATGAATGGAGCCGCAAAGCTGCTGGACCAATCAGCGGCGCACGAAGAGAAGGTCAGTATATGCTCACGTTTATGTTACAGTGCTGATGACGTTGCGAGAAAACGTGAGCCGACGTGAACGCCACCAGTCACGAGACATTTCAATGTCGTGCTATCTGGTGTGAACGTCGGTCATTGTAGCCAGTTGCGCAACCTTTGTCAATCGCCGGTGTCAATTTGCCCTACAGATCCTGCCTCAGTGGGAGGTATAAAACATTATTGACAAATCGCCCTCGCATTCACTGTCAGACAGTAAGGCATTGCGCATGCCAACCAGCAGATCATTGCGCACAGACCTATGCCCATTTATTGGAACAACTTGTTGATCTACTACCCGCTGGCACCCGAAAGATTCGAGTCTCCCAGGAACCAGTTTATATGCCAAGGGCTTCGGGACCAGTCAATGCGCTACCGGAGCTGCACAAAATGGCCATGGTAGCGAGAAGGTCTGAAGGGAGCGAGTGACTTTCCGTCAAAGATTCTCGACTAAAAAGAAGTTCTGCGCCTTATAGTCTTCCTCAACAGTTCCAAGCAACGCTGAGGAAGTATGGCTAGCAAAAGCCAACTTGAAGAGCAAGTATACCGCC
This genomic stretch from Dermacentor silvarum isolate Dsil-2018 chromosome 2, BIME_Dsil_1.4, whole genome shotgun sequence harbors:
- the LOC119440556 gene encoding cuticle protein 14-like, which codes for MNKLTALLASSLCVVAVQAGHLGHGVVPAYVATQQLYYKPQPYVFGYEIKDAWGNTQHRHEVGDEYNTKRGSYGFTDAHGIYRRVEYVADGHGFRAVIKTNEPGTKSHHAAHAHYHSNAPQHVVHHGHHHKEQLEVPVYVDAAPHQTVIVASAEQGHHGYH